The Phycisphaerae bacterium genome has a window encoding:
- a CDS encoding DHA2 family efflux MFS transporter permease subunit, with amino-acid sequence MTSATLSPVAMSRPTINPWFVAAAVVVPTFMEILDTTVANVALRYMAGGLAAPVADSEWIITSYLAANAIVLPITGWLAAHLGRRNYFLLSIAIFTLSSALCGMATSLWQMILFRVIQGLSGGGLQPCSQGVLLDSFPPEKQGTAMTLFGLAAIIAPIVGPTLGGWLCVNYNWRWIFLINVPIGLLALVASYVCVEDPDYLKHQRAELRRQPLNFDYIGLGVLALVMSCWEIVLSKGQEWDWLGDPFGRVQVLMILFVVGLGFLIAWEMRSKHPIINFRVLGERNLAMACIILFCAFAVVYGASIALPGMLQTLFGYDALRAGSVMSPSGASSMAAMVLVGVLLGRQFDARWMIAAGLVAMAAGSYWMARMNIQISPSQVVWPRMLLTLGLGLLFAPATVAAFKYIPLHLRGAAVGLLSLLRTEGGSVGTSMAENVVDRRLQFHTERVGEFLDPLNPHVNTFLEESRRYFLQMTGDPAGSQLGAVQALSELRLQQAASMAYLDVFWLCAVVSIVLVVLVLVMKRSVAEKGEHVAAH; translated from the coding sequence ATGACCTCCGCAACACTCAGTCCAGTCGCGATGAGCCGTCCGACAATCAACCCCTGGTTCGTCGCCGCCGCCGTGGTCGTGCCCACGTTCATGGAGATCCTGGACACGACGGTCGCGAACGTGGCGCTGCGGTACATGGCCGGCGGGCTGGCGGCGCCGGTCGCGGACAGCGAGTGGATTATCACCAGCTACCTGGCCGCGAACGCCATCGTCCTGCCGATCACCGGCTGGCTGGCGGCGCACCTCGGCCGGCGCAACTACTTCCTCTTGTCGATCGCGATCTTCACGCTTTCGTCAGCGTTGTGCGGCATGGCCACCAGCCTCTGGCAGATGATCCTGTTCCGCGTGATTCAGGGTCTGTCCGGTGGCGGGCTCCAGCCGTGCAGTCAGGGCGTTCTGCTGGACAGCTTTCCGCCCGAGAAGCAGGGCACGGCCATGACGCTGTTCGGCCTGGCCGCCATCATCGCGCCGATCGTCGGGCCCACGCTGGGCGGCTGGCTCTGCGTAAACTATAATTGGCGGTGGATTTTCCTCATCAACGTCCCGATCGGCCTGCTCGCGCTTGTCGCTTCCTACGTGTGCGTCGAAGACCCAGACTACCTCAAACACCAGCGGGCCGAGCTGCGTCGCCAGCCGCTGAACTTCGACTACATCGGGCTGGGCGTCCTGGCGCTGGTTATGTCTTGCTGGGAAATCGTCCTCAGCAAGGGGCAGGAGTGGGATTGGCTGGGCGACCCGTTTGGGCGTGTTCAGGTGCTCATGATCCTGTTCGTCGTGGGACTTGGCTTCTTGATCGCGTGGGAGATGCGGTCCAAACACCCGATCATCAACTTCCGGGTGCTCGGCGAGCGCAATCTCGCGATGGCCTGCATCATTCTGTTCTGTGCTTTCGCCGTGGTGTACGGCGCGAGCATCGCGCTGCCGGGGATGTTGCAGACGCTGTTCGGTTATGACGCGCTGCGGGCCGGCTCGGTGATGTCCCCGTCCGGCGCCTCCTCGATGGCCGCGATGGTGCTCGTCGGGGTATTGCTGGGTCGCCAGTTCGATGCGCGGTGGATGATCGCAGCGGGGTTGGTGGCCATGGCCGCCGGGAGCTACTGGATGGCGCGCATGAACATCCAAATCAGCCCCTCGCAGGTCGTGTGGCCGCGGATGTTGCTGACCCTGGGCCTCGGACTGCTTTTCGCCCCCGCGACCGTGGCGGCGTTCAAGTACATCCCGCTGCATCTGCGTGGGGCGGCGGTCGGGCTGCTGAGCCTGCTCCGCACTGAGGGCGGCAGCGTCGGCACGTCAATGGCCGAGAACGTCGTCGATCGGCGCCTTCAGTTCCACACGGAGCGCGTGGGCGAGTTCCTCGACCCGCTGAACCCGCACGTGAACACTTTTCTGGAGGAGTCGCGCCGCTACTTCCTCCAGATGACCGGCGATCCGGCCGGGTCGCAGCTTGGGGCCGTACAGGCACTAAGCGAGTTGCGATTGCAGCAAGCGGCGTCGATGGCCTACCTCGACGTCTTCTGGTTGTGTGCCGTCGTATCCATTGTGCTGGTCGTTCTGGTGCTGGTGATGAAGCGTTCGGTGGCTGAGAAGGGCGAGCACGTTGCCGCACACTAG
- a CDS encoding EAL domain-containing protein → MDLNTARVIGAETLVRFVNPDGTVRGPGGLIERIEENSDDLEALTARLFRSMAENAGPLLGRYRGFYISANVPPVLLASPRLKQILDDSGLARYIDRLVCEITERQALTDAGREALAIARPLGLRIAMDDFGTGQRGLKQLIGLPLDFLKIDKSEINPLMKDPTADRLLRGVVALAAALRVKVIAEGVETREQAFFLQAAGVDAGQGWLWSKAVTPEELGRLIASGFSEHMRWPRSSTPRARRGWRK, encoded by the coding sequence GTGGACCTGAACACGGCCCGGGTGATCGGGGCCGAGACCCTGGTGCGGTTCGTCAATCCGGATGGTACCGTGCGTGGTCCGGGCGGCCTCATCGAGCGGATCGAGGAGAACTCGGACGATCTCGAAGCGCTCACAGCGCGTCTCTTCCGCTCGATGGCAGAAAATGCCGGGCCGCTGCTGGGCCGGTACCGAGGCTTCTACATCAGCGCCAACGTACCGCCGGTGCTCCTCGCGTCGCCCCGGCTCAAGCAGATCCTCGACGATTCGGGTCTGGCTCGGTACATCGATCGCCTGGTGTGCGAAATCACGGAGCGGCAGGCTCTGACCGATGCCGGCCGGGAAGCGCTGGCGATCGCTCGACCGCTGGGGCTCCGCATCGCGATGGACGATTTCGGGACCGGGCAGAGGGGCTTGAAGCAACTGATCGGCCTGCCGCTCGACTTCCTGAAGATCGACAAATCAGAAATCAACCCGCTGATGAAGGACCCGACCGCCGACCGGCTGTTGCGCGGCGTGGTCGCGCTGGCGGCCGCCTTGCGCGTGAAGGTGATTGCTGAGGGCGTGGAAACCCGGGAGCAGGCCTTCTTCCTCCAGGCTGCGGGCGTGGACGCCGGGCAGGGGTGGTTGTGGAGCAAGGCCGTTACGCCCGAGGAGCTGGGGCGACTGATCGCGTCGGGTTTTTCTGAGCACATGCGGTGGCCCCGGTCATCGACGCCACGGGCCAGGCGCGGTTGGCGGAAATGA
- a CDS encoding protein kinase translates to MTPKQHALAKQIFLAACEQPVGQRSAFLDAACAGDRELHRHISDLLRYHSEVELTVRAAESAASAGEPPREVVERDQSRPLEGGVIVADRYRIVALLGQGGMGDVYRADDLVLARPVALKFLTTRFSGDAAWLARLVCEVRVAREITHPNVCRVHDIHVDSAAGSFISMEYIDGEDLRSLLRRVGRLAPDKALAVACEVCIGLAAAHAKGILHRDLKPANIMLDSAGRVRITDFGLAAPRESIAALEICSGTPGYMAPELFAGTDVSVCSDIYALGLVLYELFTARPAFTAESFTGFARLHQRAPAPLPSELVPDLPPVIDDVIQQCLRKDPSDRPASALAVAAALPGSDPLALALAAGVTPSPAFVASSGAGTGLRSGAATLLLVATFAFLLAIVLLAERAGLMPSFRYAKSASGLAERAELLASDLAPSTESHAQAFGFALRPAEEFFPSGLGTAHLAFAAQQQTAPQFWYRQSLAVLAPTQPLNLTFGSARPTLTDPPRTAPGMVTLVLDGQGVLLAFEAYPPHAIETGAAAPVNWASFFAAAGLDSQAFFDAPPQLEPWLPFDERWAWTARTTDNPPYTLRVEAAACRGKPVLFAILRAAPEPAAVPWYRDLGWRRTATFCARFGLLAIVLGGALPLARHNLRRGQGDRRGASRLAGLVLAGRFVIWALSAGHVPQLEVELRLLLFGLLSAFLEAGLVSLGYIALEPYVRRFWPKTIVTWSRLLTGQLRDPLVARDVLAGTLLGLGIVLLFVLDRPVLDWVGWGTREPFHVFYALEPLLGARYGSAACVSAFLSALYAALVLVITLVLARVALRRTWLASFATVAATMPMYLPAMAHPAWSWLPLAVVLTVLVWGAARYGLVMIVVAIFVMRLLLQLPLSFVPDTPGWDPALLVFLIIVGLAVYGFMHSRRRSACNSIGLSDRTAGTTSKGAP, encoded by the coding sequence ATGACTCCGAAACAGCACGCCCTCGCCAAGCAGATTTTCCTGGCCGCCTGCGAACAGCCGGTTGGCCAGCGCAGCGCGTTTCTCGACGCAGCGTGCGCGGGGGACCGCGAGCTTCACCGGCATATCAGTGACCTGCTGCGGTACCATAGCGAGGTCGAATTGACCGTCCGCGCGGCGGAAAGCGCCGCTTCGGCCGGTGAGCCCCCCCGCGAGGTTGTGGAACGAGACCAGTCGCGCCCCCTCGAGGGCGGGGTGATCGTCGCCGACCGCTACCGGATCGTCGCGCTCCTGGGCCAGGGCGGGATGGGTGACGTGTATCGGGCCGACGACCTCGTCCTGGCCCGGCCGGTCGCGCTCAAATTCCTGACCACCCGGTTCAGCGGCGATGCGGCGTGGCTTGCCCGGCTCGTGTGCGAGGTGCGCGTGGCCCGCGAGATTACGCATCCGAACGTCTGTCGCGTGCATGACATTCACGTCGACTCAGCCGCCGGCTCATTTATCTCGATGGAGTACATCGACGGCGAAGATCTGCGCTCCCTTCTCCGGCGAGTTGGCAGACTGGCGCCTGACAAGGCGCTCGCAGTGGCGTGCGAGGTCTGCATTGGCCTGGCCGCCGCGCACGCCAAGGGTATCTTGCATCGCGACCTGAAACCCGCGAACATCATGCTCGACAGCGCGGGTCGTGTGCGCATCACCGACTTCGGCCTCGCCGCGCCGCGAGAGTCAATCGCCGCGCTGGAAATCTGCTCCGGCACCCCGGGTTACATGGCCCCCGAGCTGTTTGCCGGTACCGACGTCTCCGTCTGCAGCGACATCTACGCTCTGGGACTGGTGCTCTACGAGCTGTTCACCGCGCGACCGGCGTTTACGGCGGAGAGCTTTACGGGGTTCGCGCGGCTGCACCAGCGCGCACCGGCGCCGCTGCCATCGGAACTCGTACCTGATCTGCCGCCCGTCATTGACGACGTGATCCAGCAGTGCCTCCGGAAAGACCCGAGCGACCGCCCGGCTTCCGCCCTGGCAGTTGCCGCTGCACTGCCAGGTAGTGATCCGCTGGCTCTCGCCTTGGCGGCCGGCGTCACACCCTCGCCGGCGTTTGTGGCGTCCTCCGGGGCCGGCACGGGACTGCGCTCGGGAGCCGCAACACTGCTACTCGTGGCGACGTTTGCGTTCTTGCTGGCGATCGTTCTGCTAGCCGAGCGCGCGGGGCTCATGCCCAGTTTCCGGTATGCAAAGTCCGCCAGCGGACTGGCAGAGCGGGCCGAACTGCTGGCGAGCGACCTCGCCCCCTCGACGGAGTCTCATGCCCAGGCCTTCGGCTTCGCGCTTCGACCGGCGGAGGAGTTCTTCCCGTCTGGACTGGGTACGGCGCACCTGGCGTTCGCCGCGCAGCAACAAACAGCCCCGCAGTTCTGGTACCGCCAAAGTCTGGCGGTGCTTGCCCCGACGCAACCTCTGAATCTCACGTTCGGGAGCGCGCGGCCGACGCTGACGGATCCGCCGCGCACGGCGCCCGGGATGGTCACGCTGGTGCTTGACGGCCAAGGCGTCCTGCTGGCCTTCGAGGCGTACCCGCCCCACGCGATCGAGACGGGTGCTGCTGCGCCCGTGAATTGGGCCTCGTTCTTTGCGGCCGCCGGCTTGGACTCGCAGGCCTTCTTCGACGCGCCGCCGCAGCTCGAGCCGTGGTTACCGTTTGACGAGCGTTGGGCCTGGACCGCGCGCACCACCGACAATCCGCCATACACGCTCCGCGTCGAGGCGGCCGCGTGCCGCGGCAAACCGGTGCTCTTCGCCATCCTGCGCGCCGCGCCCGAGCCGGCTGCGGTCCCGTGGTACCGCGATCTCGGGTGGCGCCGGACGGCGACCTTTTGCGCGCGCTTCGGGCTGCTCGCGATTGTGCTGGGCGGAGCGTTGCCGCTCGCGCGGCACAACCTGCGCCGCGGCCAGGGAGACCGGCGCGGCGCGTCACGGCTGGCTGGCCTCGTGCTGGCGGGGCGGTTCGTGATCTGGGCGCTGAGTGCTGGTCATGTACCCCAGCTTGAGGTAGAGCTGCGTCTGCTCCTCTTCGGTCTTCTGAGTGCCTTTCTCGAAGCCGGACTGGTCTCGCTCGGCTACATTGCTTTGGAACCGTATGTGCGTCGCTTCTGGCCGAAGACGATCGTCACGTGGAGCCGGTTGCTGACGGGACAATTGCGTGATCCACTCGTGGCGCGCGACGTGCTCGCGGGCACGCTGCTAGGCCTGGGAATCGTGCTGCTATTCGTGCTGGATCGCCCCGTGCTCGATTGGGTCGGCTGGGGAACGCGCGAGCCGTTCCATGTGTTCTATGCGCTCGAGCCGCTGCTCGGCGCGCGGTACGGCTCGGCGGCATGCGTTTCCGCTTTCCTGTCTGCACTCTACGCGGCTCTCGTGCTGGTGATCACACTCGTACTTGCGCGCGTGGCCCTGCGTCGCACGTGGCTCGCCAGCTTTGCGACGGTCGCGGCGACAATGCCGATGTACCTGCCGGCCATGGCCCACCCGGCGTGGTCGTGGTTACCGCTCGCGGTTGTGCTGACCGTCCTCGTCTGGGGGGCGGCCCGCTACGGCCTGGTTATGATCGTCGTCGCCATTTTCGTTATGCGCCTGCTGCTCCAATTGCCGCTAAGCTTTGTTCCCGACACGCCGGGCTGGGATCCGGCGTTGCTCGTGTTCCTGATCATTGTCGGACTGGCCGTCTACGGCTTCATGCATTCGCGCCGCCGGTCGGCATGCAACTCGATCGGGCTGTCAGACCGCACCGCAGGAACAACGTCAAAAGGCGCCCCATGA
- a CDS encoding DUF2934 domain-containing protein produces the protein MTLRHGNRVRKNGGEQVVRDLERADAVEMGDRGPTEDEIRQRAHEIYLSRGNAPGNAEIDWLQAEVELRARRAEARPH, from the coding sequence ATGACGTTGCGACATGGCAATCGAGTACGCAAGAACGGCGGGGAGCAGGTGGTGCGTGACTTGGAGCGCGCCGACGCGGTCGAGATGGGAGACCGCGGCCCCACCGAGGACGAAATCCGACAGCGTGCCCACGAGATCTACCTGAGTCGCGGTAACGCGCCGGGTAACGCCGAGATTGATTGGCTTCAGGCGGAAGTCGAGCTGCGCGCCCGCAGGGCCGAGGCGCGTCCCCACTGA
- a CDS encoding recombinase zinc beta ribbon domain-containing protein: MLRNPRYAGAYVFGRTKACRRPTGRGGYKPQPQEKWHTLILDAHPGYVSWQQYQDHLQTLHFCGRAHGQDRRHSPPGQGPALLQGLVVCGICGRRMTVKYHTRAATQLPDYICQRGSVERGQPICQQVPGAGVDQAVGALLLELVQPVTLELAFAAQAELQTRLEEVARLRRQQVERAQYEADVARSRFMQVDPNNRLVTAALEADWNEKLRTLTAAQEQCEQQRQKDQKSLDDASRQQVLALARDLPRPLHDPHTSDQDRKRVVRLLIEDVTLTKPDQIKVQIRLKGGATRTLMVPLPLNAEQLRATSPEVVRQIDQLLEHHTEAAIAAELNRCGYRSGTKVEFTGDLVTRIRRNYGLKPRYDRLRAQGLLTAVELGAQLGITAQSVAVWKRHGLPRGEPYNDKNECLYETVGKHGPRKQQGRKYSERCRLPELCSHAANEVHHEA; encoded by the coding sequence GTGCTTCGCAACCCACGTTATGCCGGGGCCTACGTCTTCGGCCGCACCAAGGCCTGCCGGCGACCGACCGGACGGGGTGGCTACAAACCCCAGCCGCAGGAGAAGTGGCATACGCTGATCCTCGATGCCCATCCCGGATACGTCAGTTGGCAGCAGTACCAAGATCATTTGCAGACGCTGCACTTTTGCGGGCGCGCCCATGGGCAGGACCGTCGGCACAGCCCGCCCGGGCAAGGGCCGGCCCTGCTGCAAGGGCTGGTGGTCTGCGGGATCTGCGGCCGTCGCATGACGGTGAAGTATCACACCCGGGCGGCGACCCAGCTGCCGGACTACATCTGCCAACGCGGAAGTGTCGAACGTGGCCAGCCGATCTGCCAGCAGGTACCCGGCGCCGGCGTCGACCAGGCTGTGGGGGCGTTGCTGCTGGAACTGGTGCAGCCGGTCACGCTGGAACTGGCGTTCGCCGCGCAGGCCGAACTACAGACTCGGCTGGAGGAGGTGGCGCGCCTGCGCCGGCAGCAGGTGGAACGGGCCCAGTACGAAGCTGACGTGGCCCGCAGCCGCTTCATGCAGGTGGATCCCAACAATCGGCTGGTCACCGCCGCTCTGGAAGCTGACTGGAATGAGAAGCTCCGGACCCTGACCGCCGCGCAGGAACAATGCGAACAACAGCGGCAGAAGGACCAGAAGAGCCTGGATGATGCCAGCCGGCAGCAGGTGCTGGCGCTGGCCCGTGACCTACCGCGGCCCTTGCATGATCCGCATACCAGCGACCAGGATCGTAAACGGGTGGTACGTCTGCTGATCGAGGATGTGACACTGACGAAGCCCGATCAGATCAAGGTTCAGATTCGACTGAAGGGCGGCGCCACGCGGACACTCATGGTGCCATTGCCACTGAACGCCGAGCAGCTGCGCGCCACGAGTCCGGAAGTGGTGCGCCAGATCGACCAGCTTCTGGAGCACCACACCGAAGCTGCCATCGCGGCAGAATTAAACCGTTGCGGATACCGCTCCGGGACGAAGGTAGAGTTCACGGGCGACCTGGTCACACGGATTCGGCGCAACTATGGACTGAAGCCGCGCTACGACCGCCTGCGTGCACAAGGCCTCTTGACAGCGGTGGAACTCGGCGCGCAATTGGGCATCACTGCCCAGTCCGTGGCCGTCTGGAAACGGCATGGCCTGCCGCGCGGTGAACCGTACAACGACAAGAACGAGTGCTTGTACGAGACCGTCGGCAAACACGGGCCGCGGAAACAACAGGGCAGGAAGTACTCGGAAAGATGCCGACTCCCCGAACTCTGCTCTCATGCAGCCAATGAGGTGCACCATGAAGCATAA
- a CDS encoding sigma 54-interacting transcriptional regulator: MVEPGGQVTATDDRYRALLAVSEAIVSYRDLPALLDQLAGRLQEVVYFDGLALTLHEAATNTMRRHVLATPKLDLPPSVLVLPVEDDPAGLVWQTQKPLIASRADELMRWPRLLEQIQQYGAQSFFWLPLTTSRRRLGTLVFVSKRPSAYDEAETGFLQLIANQVAVAVENALAFQEIEGLKDKLAKEKAYLEEEVRTEHRFGDIVGENAALRAILKQVETVAPTDSTVLIRGETGTGKELIARAVHDLSPRKVRTFVKLNCAAIPTGLLESELFGHERGAFTGAIGQKIGRFELAHQGTLFLDEVGDIPLELQAKLLRVLQEYEFERLGSTKTIRVNVRLVAATHRHLAEMISAGRFRSDLYYRLNVFPITLPPLRERPDDIPHLVRHFTQGFARRMGRRIETIPSSVMDALVGYAWPGNVRELQNIIERAVILSQGPTLQVPVAELQSATQPAATSTAADSLTLTDAEREHILRALRDTNWVLGGPEGAAARLGMKRSTLHWKMKKLNISRPE, translated from the coding sequence ATGGTTGAGCCGGGCGGACAGGTAACGGCGACCGATGACCGGTACCGGGCATTGCTCGCCGTTTCGGAAGCGATCGTCTCGTACCGGGATTTGCCGGCGCTGCTCGACCAGCTGGCAGGCCGGCTCCAGGAGGTGGTGTACTTCGATGGCCTCGCCCTGACGCTCCATGAGGCCGCGACCAACACGATGCGCCGGCACGTCCTAGCAACTCCGAAGCTCGACCTGCCCCCATCGGTTCTCGTCCTTCCCGTCGAGGACGACCCCGCGGGGTTGGTCTGGCAGACGCAAAAACCCCTCATTGCTTCGCGCGCGGACGAGCTAATGCGCTGGCCACGATTGTTGGAGCAGATACAGCAATATGGCGCCCAGAGCTTCTTCTGGCTCCCGCTGACAACCAGCCGACGACGCTTGGGCACGCTCGTGTTCGTGTCCAAGCGGCCGTCCGCGTACGACGAGGCGGAAACGGGATTCCTGCAGCTCATCGCCAATCAGGTGGCGGTGGCGGTCGAAAACGCGCTGGCGTTCCAGGAAATCGAGGGGCTGAAGGACAAGCTCGCGAAGGAGAAGGCCTATCTGGAGGAGGAGGTTCGCACCGAGCACCGTTTCGGCGACATCGTCGGCGAGAACGCGGCGCTACGCGCCATACTCAAGCAGGTCGAGACGGTCGCTCCCACCGATTCGACGGTGCTTATCCGCGGCGAGACCGGCACCGGCAAGGAGTTGATCGCCCGGGCCGTGCACGATCTGAGCCCGCGCAAGGTTCGCACGTTTGTCAAGTTGAATTGCGCAGCCATCCCCACGGGGCTGCTCGAAAGCGAGCTGTTCGGCCACGAGAGGGGCGCCTTCACCGGCGCGATCGGCCAGAAGATCGGACGGTTTGAGCTGGCGCATCAGGGAACCCTGTTCCTTGATGAAGTGGGCGACATTCCGTTGGAGCTCCAAGCGAAGTTGCTGCGCGTGCTACAGGAGTACGAATTCGAGCGCCTCGGCAGCACGAAGACGATTCGAGTGAACGTGCGCCTCGTGGCCGCCACCCACCGCCACCTCGCGGAGATGATTTCCGCAGGGCGCTTCCGCAGCGACCTGTACTATCGGCTGAACGTGTTCCCGATCACGCTGCCACCCTTGCGTGAACGCCCGGATGACATCCCGCACCTGGTCCGCCACTTCACGCAGGGCTTCGCCCGGCGCATGGGCCGGCGGATCGAGACCATCCCGTCCTCAGTGATGGATGCCCTAGTCGGCTATGCCTGGCCCGGCAACGTGCGCGAGCTGCAAAACATCATCGAGCGCGCGGTGATCCTCTCCCAGGGCCCGACACTCCAGGTGCCCGTTGCCGAGCTGCAATCGGCAACTCAACCGGCCGCGACCTCAACCGCCGCTGATTCCCTCACGTTGACCGACGCAGAACGCGAGCACATTCTGCGCGCGCTGCGTGACACGAATTGGGTTCTCGGCGGCCCGGAGGGGGCTGCGGCCCGCCTCGGCATGAAGCGCTCCACGCTGCATTGGAAGATGAAGAAACTCAACATCTCCCGTCCTGAATAG
- a CDS encoding efflux RND transporter periplasmic adaptor subunit, translated as MSITTNEPTRALSEENRAVPEALLSAADGSPVATAGPSASQVQHPEPNSPLPGTPPTALELRPRSPRWRKRLLLAVGAVAGLAVSAYFLVPWVHTALNTVSTDDAYVNGHVTFVAPRISGQVATVLVDDNHRVRKGDILVQLDPEPYDVQVNVAKAAVDAARADLAAARAQTRGLAGQVSSLYFALQHAIEDVDNQIALLHARVATLNARQATLDNADYDYHRVEHLFNTNVAAEKEMQDATATLKVAKAQVDEALEAVYQVRVALGLPRRPESGVLTEVPDNLDQTFSVVRQVQASVIQAAAQLGVAQPLDDSPKEMVAKFYQRDPEGDIDRIFEQLLASAPAVKQAESRLAQAERRLADAELNRRYCDVISEIDGVVTRRNVNPGNTVQAGQALMAVRSLTEIWIDANFKETQLADLRIGQRVRCEVDMYGDRHEFEGRITGFTMGTGQTLALLPPQNATGNFVKIVQRLPVRIELTDYDPDKAPLFVGLSVEPFVYYKEPPTGPHAGEFLQPHADLPMGARAAKSQTTTRESSLPTTVDKP; from the coding sequence ATGTCGATCACGACTAACGAGCCCACGCGGGCCTTGAGCGAAGAGAATCGAGCCGTTCCCGAAGCGCTGCTGTCAGCGGCGGACGGTTCACCCGTCGCGACGGCCGGACCGTCCGCTTCTCAGGTTCAACATCCGGAGCCAAACAGCCCTCTCCCCGGCACGCCGCCAACCGCACTTGAACTTCGGCCACGATCGCCACGCTGGCGAAAGCGGCTGTTGCTGGCGGTGGGGGCCGTTGCCGGCCTGGCGGTGAGCGCGTACTTCCTGGTTCCGTGGGTGCATACGGCACTGAACACCGTGAGCACCGACGACGCCTACGTCAATGGCCACGTGACGTTCGTGGCGCCACGCATATCCGGCCAGGTGGCCACGGTCCTGGTGGACGACAACCACCGCGTCCGGAAGGGCGACATTCTCGTGCAGCTCGATCCCGAGCCATATGACGTTCAGGTCAACGTCGCCAAGGCCGCGGTCGATGCCGCGCGGGCCGACCTGGCGGCCGCGCGGGCACAAACGCGCGGGCTGGCCGGGCAGGTTAGCAGCCTGTATTTCGCCCTCCAGCACGCGATCGAGGATGTGGACAACCAGATCGCCCTGCTCCATGCGCGCGTGGCCACGCTGAATGCTCGGCAGGCGACGCTCGACAATGCGGATTACGACTATCACCGCGTCGAGCACTTGTTCAACACGAATGTCGCGGCGGAGAAGGAGATGCAAGACGCCACGGCAACTTTGAAGGTTGCCAAAGCCCAGGTGGACGAAGCGCTGGAAGCCGTTTACCAGGTGCGTGTCGCACTGGGCCTGCCGCGCAGGCCCGAATCCGGCGTGCTGACCGAGGTCCCCGACAACTTGGACCAGACCTTCTCGGTCGTGCGCCAGGTGCAGGCCAGCGTGATTCAGGCCGCCGCTCAGCTCGGAGTAGCGCAGCCGCTCGATGATTCCCCCAAAGAAATGGTCGCAAAGTTCTACCAGCGTGATCCGGAGGGAGACATCGACCGCATCTTCGAACAACTGCTGGCGAGTGCTCCCGCAGTCAAACAGGCCGAATCTCGTCTGGCGCAGGCAGAGCGGCGCCTGGCCGACGCCGAGCTGAATCGCCGCTATTGCGACGTCATCAGTGAAATCGACGGCGTCGTGACGCGCCGCAACGTCAACCCGGGCAACACCGTGCAGGCGGGGCAAGCCCTGATGGCTGTCCGCTCGCTCACCGAGATCTGGATCGACGCGAACTTCAAGGAAACGCAACTCGCCGATCTGCGCATCGGGCAGCGCGTGCGGTGCGAAGTCGACATGTACGGTGACCGCCATGAGTTCGAGGGGCGCATCACCGGCTTCACGATGGGCACCGGTCAGACGCTCGCGCTGTTGCCGCCGCAGAACGCCACGGGCAATTTCGTGAAGATCGTCCAGCGTCTGCCGGTCCGCATTGAGCTGACCGATTACGACCCTGACAAGGCGCCGCTGTTCGTCGGCCTGTCGGTTGAGCCCTTCGTGTACTACAAGGAGCCGCCCACCGGCCCACACGCCGGCGAATTCCTGCAACCGCACGCTGATCTTCCAATGGGTGCACGCGCCGCGAAGTCCCAGACCACGACCCGGGAAAGTTCCTTGCCGACCACGGTGGACAAGCCATGA
- a CDS encoding PP2C family protein-serine/threonine phosphatase, whose translation MLTHKHIVHADAPSDGHMITGLADRVLDLHEELRKARDQLAKYGETLVAIQRSILPQHLPSVPGLDVAVHFAVAEGVGGDFYDVHPVGPDRWAILIADVAGHGLAAAAILALVHALGSAVQDQIAATSPGTALALVNKQLATRYLANTGQFVTVFAGLYSARAQTLTYAAAGHPPPRLVRGSEVQRLSDVSGLPLGISMGSDYPERTVQLLPGDRLVLFTDGITESRNAAGEDFGDERFDGVLRGPAGSATALRDHVVSSVRVFRGGQPAGDDETCLVAVVKPVQDTTQMQ comes from the coding sequence ATGCTGACCCACAAACACATCGTGCATGCCGACGCTCCAAGTGACGGACACATGATCACAGGCCTGGCCGACCGCGTCCTGGATCTACATGAGGAGCTGCGCAAGGCTCGCGACCAACTTGCCAAGTACGGCGAGACGCTCGTCGCGATCCAGCGCTCAATCCTGCCACAGCACCTGCCGAGCGTTCCCGGCCTTGATGTGGCTGTGCACTTCGCTGTTGCCGAGGGCGTGGGTGGCGATTTCTATGACGTCCATCCCGTCGGACCAGACCGCTGGGCGATTCTCATCGCGGACGTGGCCGGCCACGGTCTTGCCGCCGCCGCGATCCTCGCTCTGGTTCATGCACTCGGCAGCGCCGTGCAGGACCAGATAGCCGCAACTTCACCAGGCACGGCCCTGGCGCTCGTCAACAAGCAATTGGCGACGCGTTACCTGGCCAATACGGGCCAATTCGTCACGGTGTTTGCAGGTTTGTACTCCGCACGGGCTCAGACACTCACCTATGCAGCGGCAGGACATCCTCCGCCGCGGCTGGTTCGCGGTAGCGAGGTACAGCGGCTCAGTGACGTTTCCGGATTGCCGCTGGGAATCAGCATGGGAAGCGATTATCCCGAACGGACGGTGCAGCTGCTGCCCGGCGACCGCCTAGTTCTTTTCACCGACGGCATCACCGAGAGCAGGAATGCTGCCGGCGAGGATTTCGGCGACGAGCGCTTTGATGGGGTCCTGCGCGGCCCGGCGGGTTCGGCCACGGCATTGCGGGACCATGTTGTCAGTTCAGTGCGGGTGTTTCGAGGGGGGCAGCCGGCGGGTGACGATGAAACGTGCCTCGTCGCAGTAGTCAAGCCCGTTCAAGACACGACTCAAATGCAGTGA